A genomic region of Streptomyces rimosus contains the following coding sequences:
- the mtrA gene encoding two-component system response regulator MtrA has translation MKGRVLVVDDDTALAEMLGIVLRGEGFEPSFVSDGDKALAAFRETKPDLVLLDLMLPGRDGIEVCRLIRAESGVPIVMLTAKSDTVDVVVGLESGADDYIVKPFKPKELVARIRARLRRSEEPAPEQLAIGDLVIDVAGHSVKRNGQSIALTPLEFDLLVALARKPWQVFTREVLLEQVWGYRHAADTRLVNVHVQRLRSKVEKDPERPEIVVTVRGVGYKAGPS, from the coding sequence ATGAAGGGACGCGTCCTGGTCGTCGACGACGACACCGCACTGGCAGAGATGCTCGGCATCGTGCTGCGCGGCGAAGGCTTTGAACCGTCGTTCGTCTCCGACGGGGACAAGGCGCTTGCCGCCTTCCGGGAGACCAAGCCGGACCTCGTGCTGCTCGACCTCATGCTGCCCGGGAGGGACGGCATAGAGGTGTGCCGGCTGATCCGGGCCGAGTCCGGTGTACCGATCGTCATGCTGACCGCGAAGAGTGACACGGTCGACGTGGTGGTCGGCCTGGAGTCGGGGGCGGACGACTACATCGTCAAGCCGTTCAAGCCCAAGGAGCTGGTGGCCCGCATCCGGGCCCGGCTGCGCCGCTCGGAGGAGCCGGCGCCCGAGCAGCTGGCCATCGGTGACCTCGTCATCGACGTGGCGGGCCACTCGGTCAAGCGCAACGGCCAGTCGATAGCGCTGACGCCGCTGGAGTTCGACCTGCTGGTGGCGCTCGCCCGCAAGCCGTGGCAGGTGTTCACCCGCGAGGTGCTGCTCGAACAGGTCTGGGGCTACCGGCACGCCGCCGACACCCGGCTGGTGAACGTGCACGTACAGCGGCTGCGCTCCAAGGTCGAGAAGGACCCGGAGCGCCCGGAGATCGTGGTGACGGTGCGCGGCGTCGGCTATAAGGCCGGGCCCAGCTGA
- the mtrB gene encoding MtrAB system histidine kinase MtrB, whose protein sequence is MPARLLSDGATAGPVHPMLRLFGRWIRRPLLPALRLWRRNIQLRVVATTLLMSLGVVLLLGVVVIGQVRNGLLEAKRQAAQSQAAGGFAVAQKLADGATDSRGDDPVRSGNRGSQDSATWLTSLVEQLASGGQGVFSVVALSSGSAVEEPFGDSNPDTRGPRASGDVDPERSVPAEMRRMLDTKTGTFRQSTQIKRVGSEEGEPAIIIGKRLNDVNSNPYQLYYLFPFSQEEKSLSLVKGTLATAGVFVVVLLGAIAWLVVRQVVTPVRMAAGISERLAAGLLQERMKVTGEDDIARLGESFNKMAQNLQVKIQQLEELSRMQRRFVSDVSHELRTPLTTVRMAADVIHDAREDFDPVTARSAELLRGQLDRFESLLAELLEISRFDAGAAALEAEPIDLRDVVNRVLEGAEPLAERKGTRFVVRGAERPVIAEADARRVERVLRNLVVNAVEHGEGRDVVVRLAAVGGKNGGAVAVAVRDYGVGLKPGEAARVFNRFWRADPARARTTGGTGLGLSIAVEDARLHGGWLQAWGEPGGGSQFRLTLPRTAGEALRGSPISLEPEDSRRNLEAAGSGLPRGAAAVRTATAAIPPQQRLAEPWPLESRTEGQRTAEAGAGVADGADGDGGAREADVRGNGVRGRAAGSGDGVSGGGVSGDGAGRGLSREAGNGAGAEREDEVRGR, encoded by the coding sequence ATGCCCGCGCGCCTGCTGTCCGACGGTGCCACCGCCGGTCCGGTCCACCCCATGCTGCGCCTCTTCGGCCGCTGGATTCGCCGTCCGCTGCTGCCCGCGCTGCGCCTCTGGCGCCGCAACATCCAGCTCCGCGTGGTCGCCACGACCCTGCTGATGTCGCTGGGCGTGGTGCTGCTGCTCGGCGTCGTGGTCATCGGACAGGTCCGCAACGGGCTGCTGGAGGCCAAGCGGCAGGCCGCGCAGAGCCAGGCGGCCGGCGGGTTCGCGGTGGCGCAGAAACTGGCCGACGGCGCCACCGACAGCCGCGGCGACGACCCCGTACGGTCCGGCAACCGCGGCTCGCAGGACTCCGCGACCTGGCTGACCAGCCTGGTCGAACAGCTCGCCAGCGGTGGCCAGGGCGTCTTCTCCGTGGTGGCGCTCAGCTCCGGATCGGCCGTCGAGGAGCCCTTCGGCGACAGCAACCCGGACACCCGCGGTCCGCGCGCCTCCGGGGACGTCGACCCCGAACGCAGCGTGCCCGCCGAGATGCGCCGGATGCTGGACACCAAGACCGGCACCTTCCGCCAGTCCACGCAGATCAAGCGGGTCGGGTCGGAAGAGGGCGAGCCGGCGATCATCATCGGCAAGCGGCTCAACGACGTGAACAGCAACCCGTACCAGCTGTACTACCTCTTCCCGTTCAGCCAGGAGGAGAAGTCGCTCAGCCTGGTGAAGGGGACCCTGGCGACGGCCGGGGTGTTCGTCGTGGTGCTGCTCGGCGCGATCGCCTGGCTGGTGGTCCGGCAGGTCGTCACCCCCGTACGGATGGCCGCGGGCATCTCCGAGCGGCTGGCCGCCGGGCTGCTCCAGGAACGAATGAAGGTCACCGGCGAGGACGACATCGCCCGGCTCGGCGAGTCCTTCAACAAGATGGCGCAGAACCTCCAGGTCAAGATCCAGCAGCTGGAGGAGCTGTCCCGGATGCAGCGGCGGTTCGTCTCCGACGTGTCGCACGAGCTGCGGACGCCGCTGACGACCGTACGGATGGCCGCCGACGTCATCCACGACGCGCGCGAGGACTTCGATCCGGTGACCGCGCGCTCCGCCGAGCTGCTGCGCGGGCAGCTCGACCGCTTCGAGTCGCTGCTCGCCGAGCTGCTGGAGATCAGCCGTTTCGACGCCGGCGCCGCCGCCCTGGAGGCCGAGCCGATCGACCTGCGGGACGTGGTGAACCGGGTCCTGGAGGGCGCCGAGCCGCTGGCGGAGCGCAAGGGCACCCGGTTCGTGGTGCGCGGGGCCGAGCGGCCGGTGATCGCGGAGGCGGATGCCCGCCGCGTCGAGCGGGTGCTGCGCAACCTGGTCGTCAACGCGGTGGAGCACGGCGAAGGCCGGGACGTCGTGGTGCGGCTGGCCGCGGTCGGCGGCAAGAACGGCGGCGCGGTGGCCGTCGCCGTACGCGACTACGGCGTGGGCCTGAAGCCGGGAGAAGCAGCGCGCGTCTTCAACCGCTTCTGGCGCGCGGACCCGGCACGGGCCCGTACGACCGGCGGTACGGGGCTGGGCCTGTCGATCGCGGTCGAGGACGCGCGGCTGCACGGCGGCTGGCTACAGGCGTGGGGCGAGCCGGGCGGCGGCTCGCAGTTCCGGCTGACGCTGCCGCGTACGGCAGGAGAGGCGCTGCGCGGCTCCCCGATATCGCTGGAGCCGGAGGACTCCCGGCGCAACCTGGAGGCGGCCGGCTCGGGACTGCCACGCGGCGCGGCAGCGGTGCGGACCGCTACGGCCGCCATCCCGCCGCAGCAGCGGCTGGCGGAACCGTGGCCTCTGGAGTCGCGGACTGAGGGGCAGAGGACGGCTGAGGCGGGCGCTGGCGTGGCTGATGGGGCTGATGGTGATGGGGGTGCGCGGGAGGCTGACGTGCGGGGGAACGGCGTGCGTGGGCGAGCGGCTGGTTCGGGCGACGGAGTGTCGGGCGGCGGCGTGTCGGGTGACGGTGCTGGGCGTGGGCTGAGCCGGGAGGCCGGGAACGGAGCGGGCGCGGAGCGGGAGGACGAGGTTCGTGGGCGCTGA
- a CDS encoding LpqB family beta-propeller domain-containing protein, producing MRAGDVARARGGSRVRLGLRGAAGGKGVRVRTGAVLGCGALLLAGCASMPDSGDMQAVDQSPRAEADSQVRVYGVPPQDGAQPTEIVSGFLDATTSDEVDFSTAVQYLAKSAKKTWQPFSATNVLQQRPAAEPVGQANREDPNGYTITLSGSQVATVDRNHAYTPEEKGYKQTIHLTKEDGQWRIDRLPNGLVLGQSDFQRIYRSVNKYYFADYKSEAQSAKAGHNVLVADPVYLRQRIDPVTASVAALLEGPTNWLNQVTASAFPTGTTLKSSGLALDDSNALRVNLSKRAAAAGPAQCRRMAAQLFFTVQDITRASKISEVELRDERGGRLCVLTQDRANSEFAPRKHAGRTAQEYFIAADQKVVRMPDTTTEPQPVPGPFGSGKTPLSSIAISRDEETAAGVSADGRSLYVVPLEYGTERGPALLNSTANNGFSAPSWDGLGDLWIADRSDKGSRLLRLRGGKGVPDEVMVPGLGERRIKSIKVASDGIRIAVLVEDKGRTTLQLGRVERGGTAQHPVLSVEELRPVAPQLEDVMAASWAGGSRLVVVGRQSGGVQQMQYMETDGSASSAQTLPGVNGVKAVTASEDEARPLIADGAEGIVRLPQDANWKTVAKEGKAPVYPG from the coding sequence ATGCGCGCCGGGGATGTGGCGCGGGCGCGGGGCGGTTCCCGGGTGCGCCTCGGGCTGCGCGGCGCCGCCGGCGGCAAGGGTGTGCGCGTACGTACAGGTGCGGTGCTCGGTTGTGGCGCGTTGCTGCTGGCCGGGTGCGCGTCGATGCCCGACAGCGGGGACATGCAGGCGGTCGACCAGTCGCCGCGCGCGGAGGCCGACTCGCAGGTACGCGTCTACGGTGTGCCGCCGCAGGACGGGGCGCAGCCGACCGAGATCGTCAGTGGCTTCCTCGACGCGACGACGAGCGACGAGGTGGATTTCAGTACGGCCGTGCAGTACCTGGCCAAGTCGGCGAAGAAGACGTGGCAGCCGTTCTCGGCGACGAATGTGCTCCAGCAGCGCCCGGCGGCCGAGCCCGTGGGCCAGGCCAACCGCGAGGACCCGAACGGCTACACGATCACGCTGTCCGGCAGTCAGGTCGCCACCGTCGACCGTAACCACGCGTACACCCCGGAGGAAAAGGGGTACAAGCAGACCATCCACCTGACCAAGGAAGACGGGCAGTGGCGCATCGACCGGCTGCCGAACGGGCTGGTGCTCGGGCAGTCCGACTTCCAGCGCATCTACCGGTCCGTCAACAAGTACTACTTCGCCGACTACAAGTCGGAGGCGCAGTCGGCCAAGGCGGGCCACAACGTACTGGTCGCCGACCCCGTCTACCTGCGGCAGCGGATAGACCCGGTCACCGCGAGCGTGGCCGCGCTGCTGGAGGGGCCCACGAACTGGCTGAACCAGGTCACCGCCTCGGCGTTCCCGACGGGCACCACCCTCAAGAGCAGCGGTCTGGCGCTCGACGACTCCAACGCGCTGCGGGTGAACCTCAGCAAGCGGGCGGCCGCCGCGGGACCGGCGCAGTGCCGGCGGATGGCGGCGCAGCTGTTCTTCACCGTCCAGGACATCACCCGGGCCTCGAAGATCAGCGAGGTGGAACTGCGGGACGAGCGGGGCGGCCGGCTGTGCGTCCTGACGCAGGATCGGGCCAACAGCGAGTTCGCGCCACGCAAGCACGCCGGGCGGACCGCCCAGGAGTACTTCATCGCCGCTGACCAGAAGGTGGTCAGGATGCCGGACACGACCACGGAACCGCAGCCGGTGCCGGGGCCGTTCGGCAGCGGAAAGACCCCGCTGAGTTCGATCGCGATCTCGCGCGACGAGGAGACCGCCGCGGGCGTCTCGGCCGACGGCCGGTCGCTGTACGTGGTGCCGCTGGAGTACGGCACCGAACGTGGTCCGGCTTTGCTGAACAGCACCGCCAACAACGGATTCTCCGCACCTAGTTGGGACGGTCTGGGGGACCTGTGGATAGCGGACCGAAGCGACAAGGGGTCGCGCCTGCTGCGGCTGCGCGGGGGCAAGGGGGTGCCGGACGAGGTGATGGTGCCCGGCCTCGGTGAGCGGCGAATCAAGTCGATCAAGGTGGCGTCCGACGGCATCCGGATCGCGGTACTGGTCGAGGACAAGGGGCGTACGACGCTGCAGCTCGGCCGGGTCGAGCGCGGCGGGACGGCGCAGCACCCGGTGCTGTCGGTGGAGGAACTGCGTCCGGTCGCCCCGCAGTTGGAGGACGTGATGGCGGCGTCCTGGGCGGGTGGCAGCCGGCTCGTGGTCGTCGGCAGGCAGTCCGGCGGGGTGCAGCAGATGCAGTACATGGAGACGGACGGCTCGGCATCGAGCGCGCAGACCCTGCCCGGCGTCAACGGGGTCAAGGCGGTGACCGCTTCGGAGGACGAGGCGAGGCCGCTGATCGCCGACGGTGCCGAGGGGATAGTGCGGCTGCCGCAGGACGCGAATTGGAAGACGGTGGCCAAGGAGGGGAAGGCGCCGGTTTATCCGGGGTGA
- the hpf gene encoding ribosome hibernation-promoting factor, HPF/YfiA family — translation MDIVVKGRKTEVPERFRKHVAEKLKLDKVQKLDGKVISLDVEVSKEPNPRQADRSDRVEITLRSRGPVVRAEAAAADPYAALDLATAKLEARLRKQHDKRHSRRGNGRIPASDVAVSVPDAASLDESGRLTVDGEPRDEVPTTKMGSLEIQGEGPLVVREKTHSAAPMTLNQALYEMELVGHDFYLFVDAETKQPSVVYRRHAYDYGVIHLNPDSFGGEEPGGAGGALGG, via the coding sequence GTGGACATCGTCGTCAAGGGCCGCAAGACCGAGGTGCCCGAGCGGTTCCGCAAGCACGTGGCCGAGAAGCTGAAGCTGGACAAGGTCCAGAAGCTCGACGGCAAGGTGATCAGCCTGGACGTCGAGGTGTCCAAGGAGCCCAACCCCCGGCAGGCCGACCGTTCCGACCGAGTGGAGATCACGCTCCGCTCCCGAGGCCCGGTCGTACGGGCCGAGGCGGCCGCCGCCGATCCCTACGCCGCGCTCGATCTGGCCACGGCCAAGCTGGAAGCGCGGCTGCGCAAGCAGCACGACAAGCGCCACTCGCGGCGCGGCAACGGACGCATCCCGGCGAGTGACGTCGCGGTCAGCGTGCCGGACGCGGCCTCGCTGGACGAGAGCGGCCGGCTGACCGTGGACGGCGAGCCGCGGGACGAGGTGCCGACGACGAAGATGGGCTCGCTGGAGATCCAGGGCGAAGGGCCGCTGGTCGTCCGCGAGAAGACCCACTCCGCGGCACCGATGACCCTCAACCAGGCGCTGTACGAAATGGAGTTGGTCGGCCATGACTTCTACCTCTTCGTCGACGCCGAGACCAAGCAGCCGAGTGTCGTCTACCGGCGGCACGCCTACGACTACGGCGTCATCCACCTGAACCCCGACTCGTTCGGAGGAGAGGAGCCCGGTGGCGCCGGAGGGGCGCTCGGCGGCTGA
- a CDS encoding response regulator: MGDSFGPVRGGADDEGFGVGDDSGMDASMSRKEPIRVLVVDDHALFRRGLEIVLAHEEDIQVVGEAGDGAEAVDKAADLLPDIVLMDVRMPRRGGIEACTSIKEVAPSAKIIMLTISDEEADLYDAIKAGATGYLLKEISTDEVATAIRAVADGQSQISPSMASKLLTEFKSMIQRTDERRLVPAPRLTDRELEVLKLVATGMNNRDIAKELFISENTVKNHVRNILEKLQLHSRMEAVVYAMREKILEIR; encoded by the coding sequence ATGGGGGACAGCTTCGGGCCCGTGCGCGGCGGAGCGGACGACGAAGGATTCGGCGTCGGCGACGATTCCGGCATGGACGCGAGCATGTCGCGCAAGGAGCCGATCAGGGTCCTGGTCGTCGACGACCACGCGCTCTTCCGCAGGGGCCTGGAGATCGTGCTCGCCCATGAAGAGGACATCCAGGTCGTCGGCGAGGCCGGGGACGGCGCCGAGGCGGTGGACAAGGCGGCCGACCTGCTGCCCGACATCGTGCTGATGGACGTACGGATGCCCCGGCGCGGCGGCATCGAGGCGTGCACCTCCATCAAGGAGGTGGCCCCCAGCGCGAAGATCATCATGCTGACGATCAGCGACGAGGAGGCCGACCTCTACGACGCGATCAAGGCCGGGGCCACCGGCTACCTCCTCAAGGAGATCTCCACGGACGAGGTGGCCACGGCGATCCGCGCGGTCGCGGACGGCCAGTCCCAGATCAGCCCGTCGATGGCGTCCAAGCTGCTGACCGAGTTCAAGTCGATGATCCAGCGCACGGACGAGCGACGCCTCGTGCCGGCGCCCCGGCTCACCGACCGTGAGCTGGAGGTCCTCAAGCTGGTGGCCACGGGCATGAACAACCGGGACATCGCCAAGGAACTGTTCATCTCCGAGAACACCGTCAAGAACCACGTCCGCAACATCCTGGAGAAGCTCCAGCTGCACTCCCGGATGGAAGCGGTGGTGTACGCGATGCGGGAGAAGATCCTGGAGATCCGCTGA
- a CDS encoding winged helix-turn-helix domain-containing protein, whose amino-acid sequence MTAATPAKSVTPKSATPKPVTSLSADDARRIALRAQGFLGAPDRRAGVRGVLRRLGAVQLDTISVLARSHELIPYARLGAVGRPAVESAYWSGGHSFEYWSHAACILPVEEWPHFAFRRRAMRAKGYRWHLMEDREGSCAAVLDRLKADGPLTTSDLGGGRKGGEWWDWSETKIAVEWLLDTGEVVCTERRGWKRVYDLAERAIPDDLLHDDLDDAECMRRLVAQAGAALGVATRADLADYHRLKNDQVDAVIADSGLVPVEVAGWGRPAWADPAALADAPRGRHRTTLLSPFDSLIWDRPRTARIFDFTHRLEAYVPRAKRIHGYFAMPLLTGGRLAGRVDPAREGSTLIARQVSMRDAKAVRPMAQALAEAARWVGCDTVRIERCDDAKLRAGLVAELSEV is encoded by the coding sequence ATGACAGCTGCCACGCCTGCCAAGTCCGTGACACCGAAGTCCGCGACGCCGAAGCCCGTGACGTCCCTGTCCGCCGACGACGCCCGGCGCATAGCCCTGCGAGCCCAGGGCTTCCTCGGCGCGCCGGACCGCCGCGCGGGCGTACGGGGCGTGCTGCGGCGGCTGGGCGCGGTGCAGCTCGACACGATCTCGGTACTGGCCCGCTCGCACGAGCTGATCCCGTACGCCCGGCTCGGCGCCGTCGGGCGCCCCGCGGTCGAGTCCGCCTACTGGTCCGGCGGGCACAGCTTCGAGTACTGGTCGCACGCCGCCTGCATCCTGCCGGTCGAGGAGTGGCCGCACTTCGCCTTCCGCCGCCGGGCGATGCGCGCCAAGGGGTACCGCTGGCATCTGATGGAGGACCGCGAGGGCTCCTGCGCCGCCGTACTGGACCGGCTCAAGGCCGATGGCCCGCTGACCACCTCCGACCTGGGCGGGGGCCGCAAGGGCGGCGAGTGGTGGGACTGGTCCGAGACCAAGATCGCGGTGGAGTGGCTGCTGGACACCGGCGAGGTGGTGTGCACCGAGCGCCGCGGCTGGAAGCGGGTGTACGACCTCGCCGAGCGCGCCATCCCCGATGACCTGCTGCACGACGATCTGGACGACGCCGAATGCATGCGCCGCCTGGTCGCCCAGGCCGGCGCCGCGCTGGGCGTGGCCACCCGTGCGGACCTCGCCGACTACCACCGCCTCAAGAACGACCAGGTGGACGCCGTCATCGCGGACTCCGGCCTGGTCCCGGTCGAGGTTGCGGGCTGGGGCAGGCCCGCCTGGGCGGACCCCGCCGCCCTGGCCGACGCGCCGCGCGGCCGACACCGTACGACTCTCCTCTCGCCCTTCGACTCGCTCATCTGGGACCGCCCGCGTACGGCCCGGATCTTCGACTTCACCCACCGCCTGGAGGCGTACGTCCCGCGCGCCAAGCGGATACACGGCTATTTCGCGATGCCGCTGCTGACCGGCGGCCGGCTCGCCGGGCGGGTGGACCCGGCCCGCGAGGGCAGCACGCTCATCGCCCGCCAGGTGTCGATGCGCGACGCCAAGGCCGTACGCCCGATGGCCCAGGCGCTGGCGGAGGCCGCCCGGTGGGTCGGCTGCGACACCGTACGAATCGAGCGCTGCGACGACGCCAAGCTGAGGGCGGGGTTGGTGGCGGAGCTTTCGGAGGTGTGA
- the secA gene encoding preprotein translocase subunit SecA, translated as MSVFNKLMRAGEGKILRKLHRIAGQVNSIEEDFAALSDAELRALTDEYKERFADGETLDDLLPEAFATVREAAKRVLGQRHYDVQLMGGAALHLGYVAEMKTGEGKTLVGTLPAYLNALSGKGVHLITVNDYLAERDSEMMGRVHKFLGLTVGCILANMSPAERREQYARDITYGTNNEFGFDYLRDNMAWSKDELVQRGHNFAIVDEVDSILVDEARTPLIISGPADSATKWYGDFAKLVQRLKKGEPANPQRGIEETGDYDVDEKKRTVGIHESGVTKVEDWLGIDNLYESVNTPLVGYLNNAIKAKELFKLDKDYVVIDGEVMIVDEHTGRILAGRRYNEGMHQAIEAKEGVEIKDENQTLATITLQNFARLYDKLSGMTGTAMTEAAEFHQIYKLGVVPIPTNRPMIRKDQADLIYRTEVAKFAAVVEDIVEKHEKGQPILVGTTSVEKSEYLSQQLDKRGVPHRVLNAKQHEREASIVAQAGRKGAVTVATNMAGRGTDIKLGGNPDDLAEAELRAQGLDPVEHVEEWAAALPAALEKAEAVVQAEFEEVKELGGLYVLGTERHESRRIDNQLRGRSGRQGDPGESRFYLSLGDDLMRLFKAQMVERVMAMANVPDDVPIENKMVTRAIASAQSQVEQQNFETRKNVLKYDEVLNRQREVIYGERRRVLEGEDLQEQIKHFMDDTIDAYIQAETVEGFAEEWDLDRLWGAFKQLYPVKVTIEELEEEAGDRAGITADFIAEAVKEDIHLQYAAREEQLGSDIMRELERRVVLSVLDRKWREHLYEMDYLQEGIGLRAMAQKDPLVEYQREGFDMFTAMMEGIKEESVGYLFNLEVQVEQQVEEVPVADAEERTSLDKDAQDAVPAGAGRPEIHAKGLEAPQRPDRLHFSAPTVDGEGGVVEGDFTSDDAAPARSESDGLTRAERRKAQKSGGRRRKK; from the coding sequence GTGTCCGTCTTCAACAAGCTCATGCGTGCAGGCGAAGGAAAGATCCTGCGCAAACTGCACCGCATCGCGGGCCAGGTCAACTCCATCGAGGAGGACTTCGCGGCCCTCTCCGACGCAGAGCTGCGGGCGCTCACCGATGAGTACAAGGAACGGTTCGCCGACGGCGAGACGCTGGACGACCTGCTGCCCGAGGCGTTCGCGACCGTCCGTGAGGCCGCCAAGCGCGTGCTCGGCCAGCGCCACTACGACGTCCAGCTGATGGGCGGCGCGGCCCTGCACCTGGGGTACGTCGCCGAGATGAAGACCGGTGAGGGCAAGACCCTGGTCGGTACGCTCCCGGCGTACCTGAACGCGCTCTCCGGCAAGGGCGTGCACCTGATCACGGTCAACGACTACCTGGCCGAGCGCGACTCCGAGATGATGGGCCGGGTCCACAAGTTCCTCGGTCTCACGGTCGGTTGCATCCTGGCCAACATGTCGCCGGCCGAGCGCCGCGAGCAGTACGCCCGCGACATCACGTACGGCACGAACAACGAGTTCGGCTTCGACTACCTGCGCGACAACATGGCCTGGTCGAAGGACGAGCTGGTACAGCGCGGCCACAACTTCGCGATCGTCGACGAGGTCGACTCGATCCTGGTCGACGAGGCCCGTACCCCGCTGATCATCTCCGGTCCCGCGGACTCCGCCACCAAGTGGTACGGCGACTTCGCCAAGTTGGTGCAGCGTCTGAAGAAGGGCGAGCCCGCCAACCCGCAGCGCGGCATCGAGGAGACCGGCGACTACGACGTCGACGAGAAGAAGCGCACGGTCGGCATCCATGAGTCCGGTGTGACCAAGGTCGAGGACTGGCTGGGTATCGACAATCTGTACGAATCGGTCAACACGCCGCTCGTCGGATACCTGAACAACGCGATCAAGGCCAAGGAGCTGTTCAAGCTCGACAAGGACTACGTCGTCATCGACGGCGAGGTCATGATCGTCGACGAGCACACCGGCCGTATCCTCGCCGGCCGCCGCTACAACGAGGGCATGCACCAGGCCATCGAGGCGAAGGAAGGGGTGGAGATCAAGGACGAGAACCAGACGCTCGCCACGATCACCCTCCAGAACTTCGCCCGCCTCTACGACAAGCTGTCCGGTATGACCGGTACGGCCATGACCGAGGCCGCCGAGTTCCACCAGATCTACAAGCTGGGCGTCGTGCCGATTCCGACGAACCGGCCGATGATCCGCAAGGACCAGGCGGACCTGATCTACCGCACCGAGGTCGCCAAGTTCGCCGCGGTCGTCGAGGACATCGTCGAGAAGCACGAGAAGGGCCAGCCGATCCTGGTCGGCACCACCTCCGTGGAGAAGTCCGAGTACCTCTCCCAGCAGCTCGACAAGCGCGGCGTCCCGCACCGGGTGCTCAACGCCAAGCAGCACGAGCGGGAGGCGTCGATCGTCGCGCAGGCCGGCCGCAAGGGCGCCGTTACGGTCGCCACGAACATGGCGGGCCGCGGTACGGACATCAAGCTCGGCGGCAACCCGGACGACCTCGCCGAGGCCGAGCTGCGCGCCCAGGGCCTGGACCCGGTCGAGCACGTCGAGGAGTGGGCGGCCGCGCTGCCCGCCGCCCTGGAGAAGGCCGAGGCCGTGGTCCAGGCGGAGTTCGAGGAGGTCAAGGAGCTCGGCGGGCTGTACGTGCTCGGTACCGAGCGCCACGAGTCGCGCCGTATCGACAACCAGTTGCGCGGCCGCTCCGGCCGTCAGGGCGACCCCGGCGAGTCCCGCTTCTACCTCTCCCTCGGCGACGACCTGATGCGCCTGTTCAAGGCCCAGATGGTCGAGCGGGTCATGGCCATGGCCAACGTCCCCGACGACGTGCCGATCGAGAACAAGATGGTGACGCGCGCCATCGCCTCCGCCCAGTCGCAGGTCGAGCAGCAGAACTTCGAGACCCGTAAGAACGTCCTGAAGTACGACGAGGTCCTCAACCGGCAGCGCGAGGTCATCTACGGCGAGCGCCGCCGCGTCCTGGAGGGCGAGGACCTCCAGGAGCAGATCAAGCACTTCATGGACGACACGATCGACGCCTACATCCAGGCGGAGACGGTCGAGGGCTTCGCGGAGGAGTGGGACCTGGACCGCCTGTGGGGCGCGTTCAAGCAGCTCTACCCGGTCAAGGTGACGATCGAGGAGCTGGAGGAGGAGGCCGGCGACCGCGCCGGGATCACCGCCGACTTCATCGCCGAGGCCGTCAAGGAGGACATCCACCTCCAGTACGCGGCCCGTGAGGAGCAGCTCGGCTCCGACATCATGCGCGAGCTGGAGCGCCGCGTGGTGCTGTCCGTACTGGACCGCAAGTGGCGTGAGCACCTCTACGAGATGGACTACCTCCAGGAGGGCATCGGCCTGCGGGCGATGGCCCAGAAGGACCCGCTGGTCGAGTACCAGCGCGAGGGCTTCGACATGTTCACCGCCATGATGGAGGGCATCAAGGAGGAGTCCGTCGGCTACCTGTTCAACCTGGAGGTCCAGGTCGAGCAGCAGGTCGAGGAGGTTCCGGTGGCGGACGCCGAGGAGCGCACCTCGCTGGACAAGGACGCGCAGGACGCGGTGCCCGCCGGCGCCGGCCGCCCGGAGATCCACGCCAAGGGCCTGGAGGCCCCGCAGCGCCCGGACCGGCTGCACTTCTCCGCGCCGACCGTGGACGGCGAGGGCGGTGTCGTCGAGGGCGACTTCACCAGCGACGACGCGGCCCCGGCCCGCTCGGAGTCGGACGGCCTGACGCGCGCCGAGCGCCGTAAGGCCCAGAAGAGCGGCGGGCGTCGCCGCAAGAAGTGA
- a CDS encoding Rv3235 family protein has translation MTVTTESDTRTPTRTRSLRGASTGPGRPRTGPPGRRDSRRPAGPRAAPASAGRFRASPPAPHEWFAEQLLLTLSGRRPVHALLGHALPAAYDRLVELAPQAPLRPTASGAGRRAPAPAVRHCGLCRPRPDVIEAFARIASGERLRALAFRLERGGDARWRCAALDIGPSSPVW, from the coding sequence ATGACCGTCACCACCGAGTCCGACACCCGCACACCCACCCGCACCCGCTCCCTCAGGGGCGCGTCCACAGGACCGGGCCGCCCCCGTACCGGCCCACCAGGGCGCCGCGACTCCCGGCGCCCGGCCGGGCCCCGTGCCGCCCCGGCCTCCGCCGGCCGGTTCCGGGCTTCCCCGCCCGCGCCACACGAGTGGTTCGCCGAGCAGCTGCTGCTCACCCTCAGTGGCCGGCGCCCGGTGCATGCCCTACTGGGCCACGCGCTGCCCGCCGCGTACGACCGCCTCGTGGAGCTGGCACCGCAGGCGCCGCTGCGGCCCACCGCCTCCGGAGCGGGCCGCCGCGCACCGGCCCCGGCGGTCCGCCACTGCGGCCTGTGCCGGCCGCGTCCGGACGTCATCGAGGCGTTCGCCCGTATCGCCTCCGGCGAGCGGCTGCGCGCTCTGGCCTTCCGGCTGGAGCGGGGCGGCGACGCCCGGTGGCGCTGCGCCGCCCTCGACATCGGCCCGTCCAGCCCGGTCTGGTGA